Proteins co-encoded in one Mycobacterium mantenii genomic window:
- the mprA gene encoding two-component system response regulator MprA → MRILVVDDDRAVRESLRRSLSFNGYSVELAHDGVEALELIASDRPDALVLDVMMPRLDGLEVCRQLRSTGDDLPILVLTARDSVSERVAGLDAGADDYLPKPFALEELLARMRALLRRTKPDDDAESVPLTFSDLTLDPVTREVTRGQRRISLTRTEFALLEMLIANPRRVLTRSRILEEVWGFDFPTSGNALEVYVGYLRRKTEADGEPRLIHTVRGVGYVLRETPP, encoded by the coding sequence GTGCGAATACTGGTCGTTGACGACGATCGCGCGGTGCGCGAATCGCTGCGTAGGTCGTTGTCCTTCAACGGCTACTCCGTTGAGTTGGCCCATGACGGGGTCGAGGCCCTCGAGCTGATCGCCAGCGATCGCCCCGACGCGCTCGTCCTGGATGTGATGATGCCGCGCCTGGACGGCCTCGAGGTGTGTCGTCAGCTGCGCAGCACCGGTGACGACCTGCCGATCCTGGTGCTCACCGCGCGCGATTCGGTGTCCGAGCGGGTCGCCGGGCTCGACGCCGGCGCCGACGACTACCTGCCGAAGCCGTTCGCCCTGGAAGAGCTGTTGGCGCGGATGCGCGCGCTGCTGCGGCGCACCAAGCCCGACGACGACGCCGAATCGGTGCCGCTGACGTTCTCCGACCTGACGCTGGACCCGGTGACCCGCGAAGTCACCCGCGGGCAGCGCCGGATCAGCCTGACCCGCACCGAATTCGCGTTGCTGGAAATGCTGATCGCGAATCCGCGCCGGGTGCTCACCCGCAGCCGCATCCTCGAGGAGGTTTGGGGATTCGACTTTCCCACCTCGGGCAACGCGTTGGAGGTCTACGTGGGCTACCTGCGGCGCAAAACCGAAGCGGATGGTGAGCCACGGCTGATCCACACCGTGCGCGGCGTGGGCTATGTCCTTCGGGAGACGCCACCGTGA
- the glp gene encoding molybdotransferase-like divisome protein Glp encodes MRSVEEQQARITAAAVAPRPIRVAIAEAQGLLCAEEVVTERPMPGFDQAAIDGYAVRSVDVLGVGEVGSDSLPAPFDESGEGDGREGLVLPVMGMVEAGSRTPSRLQPRQAVRVQTGAPLPTLADAVLPMRWTDGGTQRVRILRGAPSGAYVRRTGDDVQPGDVAVRSGTVIGAAQVGLLAAVGRERVLVHPRPRVTIMALGGELVDISRTPGNGQVYDVNSYALAAAARDAGAEVNRVGIVGGGPRELREIVEGQINRAEMIVIAGAVGGAAAEAVRQVLAELGEIEVVRVAMHPGSIQGFGQLGREGVPTFLLPANPVSALVVFEVMVRPLIRLSLGKRQPMRRIVQARTLSPITSVAGRKGFLRGQLMRDQESGEYLVQALGGAPGASSHLLATLAEANCLVVVPSGAEQIRTGEIVDVAFLAQRG; translated from the coding sequence GTGCGTTCGGTGGAAGAGCAGCAGGCCCGGATCACCGCGGCCGCGGTGGCTCCGCGGCCGATACGTGTGGCGATCGCCGAGGCGCAGGGATTGCTGTGCGCCGAGGAAGTGGTCACCGAACGCCCGATGCCCGGCTTCGATCAGGCCGCGATCGATGGCTACGCGGTGCGCAGCGTCGACGTCCTCGGCGTCGGCGAGGTGGGCAGCGACAGTCTGCCCGCGCCGTTCGACGAGTCGGGCGAGGGTGACGGGCGTGAGGGCCTGGTGCTGCCGGTGATGGGCATGGTCGAGGCCGGGTCGCGCACCCCCAGCCGGTTGCAGCCGCGCCAGGCCGTGCGCGTGCAAACCGGAGCCCCGCTGCCCACGCTGGCCGACGCGGTCCTGCCGATGCGGTGGACCGACGGCGGGACGCAGCGCGTGCGGATCCTGCGGGGTGCGCCGTCGGGCGCCTACGTGCGCCGCACCGGCGACGACGTGCAGCCAGGTGACGTGGCGGTGCGCTCCGGGACGGTGATCGGGGCGGCTCAGGTCGGGCTGCTGGCCGCGGTCGGGCGCGAACGAGTGCTGGTCCATCCGCGGCCGCGGGTGACGATCATGGCGCTGGGCGGCGAGCTGGTCGACATCTCGCGCACCCCGGGCAACGGCCAGGTCTACGACGTCAACTCCTATGCGTTGGCGGCCGCGGCCCGGGATGCCGGTGCGGAGGTAAACCGCGTCGGGATCGTCGGCGGCGGGCCCCGGGAGCTCCGCGAGATCGTCGAGGGCCAGATCAATCGCGCCGAGATGATCGTGATCGCCGGCGCGGTCGGCGGCGCCGCGGCCGAGGCGGTGCGGCAGGTGCTTGCCGAGCTCGGGGAGATAGAGGTGGTGCGGGTCGCGATGCATCCGGGATCTATCCAGGGTTTCGGGCAGCTGGGCCGGGAGGGCGTTCCGACGTTCCTGTTGCCGGCCAACCCGGTGAGTGCGTTGGTGGTTTTCGAGGTGATGGTCCGCCCGCTGATCCGGTTGTCGCTGGGCAAGCGTCAGCCGATGCGCCGCATCGTGCAGGCGCGCACGCTGTCGCCCATCACGTCGGTGGCCGGGCGCAAGGGCTTCCTGCGCGGCCAGCTGATGCGCGACCAGGAAAGCGGGGAGTATCTGGTGCAGGCGCTCGGTGGCGCCCCGGGCGCGTCGTCGCACCTGCTGGCCACTCTCGCAGAAGCGAACTGTCTGGTCGTGGTGCCCAGCGGTGCGGAGCAGATTCGCACCGGCGAAATCGTCGACGTCGCCTTCCTGGCCCAGCGCGGCTGA
- a CDS encoding UTP--glucose-1-phosphate uridylyltransferase, whose product MSCPNVVVPRTAVVPAAGLGTRFLPATKTVPKELLPVVDTPGIELVAAEAAEAGAERLVIITSEGKDGVVAHFVEDLVLESTLEERGKTAMLDKVRRAPQLIKVESVVQSEPLGLGHAIGCVESRLADDEDSIAVLLPDDLVLPTGVLGTMSKVRAHYGGTVLCAIEVTPEEVSAYGVFDVEPIPDDDNPDVLKVKGMVEKPRAEDAPSLFAAAGRYVLDRAIFDALRRIERGAGGEVQLTDGIALLIAEGHPVHVVVHRGSRHDLGNPGGYLKAAVDFALDRDDYGPDLRQWLVARLGLAEQ is encoded by the coding sequence ATGTCTTGCCCAAACGTGGTGGTGCCACGCACTGCAGTCGTGCCCGCCGCGGGTCTCGGTACCCGCTTCTTGCCGGCGACCAAAACGGTCCCCAAGGAGCTGTTGCCGGTTGTCGATACGCCCGGCATCGAGCTGGTCGCCGCCGAGGCGGCCGAGGCCGGTGCCGAGCGCCTGGTGATCATCACCTCGGAGGGCAAGGACGGCGTCGTCGCGCACTTCGTCGAAGACCTGGTGCTGGAAAGCACCTTGGAGGAGCGCGGCAAGACGGCGATGCTCGACAAGGTTCGGCGCGCGCCGCAGCTGATCAAGGTTGAATCCGTCGTCCAGAGCGAGCCGCTGGGCCTGGGGCACGCGATCGGCTGCGTGGAGTCGCGGCTGGCCGACGACGAGGACTCCATCGCGGTGCTGCTGCCCGACGACCTGGTGCTGCCGACGGGGGTGCTGGGGACGATGTCGAAGGTGCGGGCGCACTACGGCGGCACGGTGTTGTGCGCTATCGAGGTGACGCCCGAAGAGGTCAGCGCCTACGGCGTTTTCGACGTCGAGCCGATTCCCGACGATGACAACCCCGACGTGCTCAAGGTCAAGGGCATGGTGGAGAAGCCGAGGGCCGAGGACGCCCCGTCGCTGTTCGCGGCGGCCGGTCGTTACGTGCTCGACCGCGCCATCTTCGATGCGTTGCGCCGCATCGAGCGCGGGGCCGGCGGCGAAGTACAGCTCACCGACGGGATCGCGTTGCTGATCGCGGAGGGCCACCCGGTGCATGTGGTCGTGCATCGCGGATCTCGACACGACTTGGGAAATCCTGGCGGCTACCTCAAGGCTGCGGTTGACTTTGCATTGGATCGTGACGACTACGGCCCGGATTTGCGGCAATGGTTGGTGGCGCGATTGGGCCTGGCCGAGCAGTAG
- the mscL gene encoding large-conductance mechanosensitive channel protein MscL has protein sequence MLKGFKEFLSRGNIIDLATAVVIGTAFTALVTQFTDNIIKPLINRIGVNQQSNIGILRIGIGGGQAIDLNNVLSAAINFVIIAAVVYFVVVLPYTTLRKRGEVEPADDAQVVLLKEIRDLLAQTNGDSSGRHGGVTTTPPPEHGPRAEAESK, from the coding sequence ATGCTCAAAGGGTTCAAGGAGTTTCTCTCGCGGGGCAACATCATCGACCTGGCCACTGCGGTGGTCATCGGTACCGCTTTCACCGCCCTGGTCACGCAGTTCACGGACAACATCATCAAACCGTTGATCAACCGCATCGGTGTCAACCAGCAGTCCAACATCGGCATCCTGCGGATCGGTATCGGTGGCGGTCAAGCCATCGACCTGAACAACGTCCTGTCGGCCGCGATCAACTTCGTGATCATCGCCGCGGTGGTCTACTTCGTGGTGGTGCTGCCGTACACCACGCTGCGCAAACGCGGTGAGGTGGAGCCGGCCGACGACGCGCAGGTCGTCCTGCTCAAGGAGATCCGCGACCTGCTCGCGCAAACCAATGGCGATTCGTCGGGCAGACACGGTGGTGTGACCACCACGCCCCCACCGGAGCACGGCCCCCGCGCGGAAGCCGAATCGAAATAA
- the rpmF gene encoding 50S ribosomal protein L32: protein MAVPKRRMSRANTRSRRAQWKAEKTELVGVTVAGQRHKVPRRLLKAARLGLIDLDRR, encoded by the coding sequence ATGGCCGTACCCAAGCGCAGAATGTCGCGCGCGAACACCCGTAGCCGGCGCGCGCAGTGGAAGGCCGAGAAGACCGAACTCGTCGGTGTGACGGTCGCAGGTCAGCGGCACAAAGTGCCCCGTCGGCTGCTCAAGGCCGCCCGTCTCGGTCTGATCGACCTCGACCGCCGCTGA
- a CDS encoding FmdB family zinc ribbon protein — protein MPTYSYQCTECEDRFDIVQAFTDDALTTCKRCSGRLRKRFNSVGVVFKGSGFYRTDSRESGKKSSSPSNGSSSSESGANGSSSSEKSSSGEKSSSSSGDKSSSSSTTSTAAATN, from the coding sequence GTGCCGACTTACAGCTATCAGTGCACCGAGTGCGAGGATCGCTTCGACATCGTGCAGGCCTTCACCGACGACGCGCTGACCACCTGCAAACGCTGCTCCGGGCGGCTGCGCAAGCGCTTCAACTCCGTCGGCGTGGTGTTCAAGGGCAGCGGCTTCTACCGCACCGACAGCCGCGAGTCCGGCAAGAAGTCGTCGAGCCCGAGCAACGGCTCCTCGTCGAGCGAGTCGGGAGCGAACGGCTCGAGCTCCAGCGAGAAGTCCAGCTCGGGCGAGAAGTCGAGCTCGAGCTCGGGTGACAAGTCGAGCAGCAGCTCCACCACATCCACCGCCGCCGCGACCAACTAA
- a CDS encoding HAMP domain-containing sensor histidine kinase, translating to MIRFFRPPRPPLRPPLRATPSLSLRWRVMLLAMSMVAMVVVLMAFAVYAVISAALYSDIDNQLQSRAQLLIASGSLAADPGKAIEGTAYSDVNAMLVNPGHAIYTAQQPGQTLPVGGPEKAVIHGDLFMSRRTAGDQRILAVHLQNGTSLLISKSLKPTEAVMNRLRWVLLIVGGVGVAVAAVAGGMVTRAGLRPVARLTEAAERVARTDDLRPIPVFGSDELARLTESFNLMLRALAESRERQARLVTDAGHELRTPLTSLRTNVELLMAAMEPGAPRLPEQEMVDLRADVVAQIEELSTLVGDLVDLTRDDAGQVVHEPVDMSDVVERSLERVRRRRNDIHFEVDMTPWQMYGDAAGLSRAVLNLLDNAAKWSPPGGRVGVTMRQLDPSHAELVIADHGPGIPPQERRLVFERFYRSTTARAMPGSGLGLAIVKKVVLNHGGLLRVEDTVPGGQPPGTSFYVLLPGRPLPASTYAAAAAEPQTDQLDAATDPTQGVARDEANSRESANVISVDSQSARAR from the coding sequence ATGATCCGGTTCTTCCGGCCTCCACGTCCACCGCTGCGCCCACCGTTGCGCGCGACGCCGTCGTTGTCGCTGCGGTGGCGCGTGATGCTGCTGGCGATGTCGATGGTGGCCATGGTCGTCGTATTGATGGCCTTCGCCGTCTACGCCGTGATTTCGGCCGCGCTGTACAGCGACATCGACAACCAGCTGCAAAGCCGGGCGCAACTGCTGATCGCGAGCGGGTCACTGGCCGCCGACCCCGGCAAGGCCATCGAAGGCACCGCCTATTCCGACGTCAACGCGATGCTGGTGAACCCGGGCCACGCGATCTACACCGCCCAGCAGCCGGGGCAGACCCTGCCGGTCGGCGGGCCGGAAAAAGCGGTCATCCACGGTGATTTGTTCATGTCTCGGCGCACCGCCGGGGATCAACGAATCCTTGCCGTGCACCTGCAGAACGGCACTTCGCTGCTGATCTCCAAGAGCCTCAAGCCCACCGAGGCGGTGATGAACAGGCTGCGCTGGGTGCTGCTGATCGTCGGTGGCGTGGGTGTGGCGGTCGCCGCAGTGGCGGGTGGCATGGTCACCAGGGCCGGTCTGCGCCCGGTAGCACGCCTGACCGAAGCGGCCGAGCGGGTGGCACGCACCGATGACTTGAGACCCATCCCAGTGTTCGGCAGCGACGAACTGGCCAGGCTCACCGAATCGTTCAACCTGATGCTGCGCGCGCTCGCGGAGTCCCGGGAGCGTCAGGCGCGGCTGGTCACCGACGCTGGGCATGAATTGCGCACCCCGTTGACGTCGCTGCGGACCAACGTCGAGCTGCTGATGGCTGCGATGGAACCGGGAGCGCCGCGCCTGCCCGAGCAGGAGATGGTTGACCTGCGCGCGGACGTCGTCGCGCAGATCGAGGAATTGTCAACGCTGGTAGGCGATTTGGTGGACCTCACTCGTGACGATGCCGGCCAGGTGGTGCACGAGCCCGTCGACATGTCCGATGTCGTCGAACGCAGCCTGGAGCGAGTCAGGCGGCGGCGCAACGACATTCACTTCGAGGTCGACATGACGCCATGGCAGATGTACGGCGACGCCGCCGGGCTGTCACGCGCGGTTCTGAACCTGTTGGACAACGCCGCCAAGTGGAGCCCACCCGGCGGCCGCGTCGGCGTCACGATGCGCCAGCTCGACCCGTCGCACGCGGAGCTGGTGATCGCCGATCACGGCCCCGGCATTCCGCCGCAGGAGCGCCGCCTGGTGTTCGAGCGGTTCTACCGCTCGACGACGGCACGGGCCATGCCCGGCTCCGGGCTCGGGCTGGCGATCGTCAAAAAGGTCGTGCTCAACCACGGGGGATTGCTGCGCGTCGAGGACACCGTTCCGGGAGGCCAGCCCCCGGGCACCTCCTTCTACGTGCTGCTGCCCGGCCGGCCCCTCCCCGCCTCGACGTACGCCGCGGCGGCCGCCGAGCCGCAAACCGACCAGCTAGACGCCGCGACCGACCCCACCCAGGGGGTGGCCCGCGATGAGGCGAACTCTCGGGAATCGGCGAACGTTATCTCAGTGGACTCTCAGTCCGCGCGGGCAAGGTAG
- a CDS encoding acyclic terpene utilization AtuA family protein, which produces MASASGAAGASGAVRIANCSGFYGDRLSAMREMLTGGDVDYLTGDYLAELTMLILGRDRMKHPERGYAKTFLTQVEDCLGEARDRGVRIVANAGGLNPAGLADAIRALAERLGIDARIAHVEGDDLLPRAAELGLGTPLTANAYLGAWGIVECLDGGADVVVTGRVTDASVIVGAAAAHFGWKRTDYDRLAGAVVAGHVIECGVQATGGNYSFFTEIPDLTHAGFPLAEVNADGSSVITKHPGTGGLVSVDTVTAQLLYEVTGARYANPDVTARMDSIELSSDGPERVRISGVRGEAPPPTYKVSMNSIGGFRNSMTFVLTGLDIEAKAELVRRQLDAALTVKPAELQWSLARTDHPDADTEEAASALLHCVVRDPDPANVGRQFSSAAVELALASYPGFHVTAPPGDGQVYGVFIPGYVVADKVPHVAVRADGARVDIPCATDTLELFPAAVPPLPEPLPDGPTRRAPLGRIAGARSGDKGGSANVGVWVRTDEQWRWLANTLTVKLLTELLPEAGNFDVTRHVLPNLRAVNFVIDGILGQGVAYQARFDPQAKGLGEWLRGRYLDIPESLL; this is translated from the coding sequence ATGGCCTCTGCTTCCGGTGCTGCCGGCGCTTCGGGCGCCGTCCGGATCGCGAACTGCTCGGGGTTCTACGGCGACCGGCTGTCGGCCATGCGCGAGATGCTCACCGGTGGCGACGTCGATTACCTCACCGGCGATTATCTGGCCGAACTCACCATGCTGATCCTGGGCCGGGACCGGATGAAGCATCCCGAGCGTGGCTACGCCAAGACCTTTCTCACCCAGGTCGAGGATTGCCTGGGCGAGGCGCGCGACCGCGGGGTCCGCATCGTCGCCAACGCCGGCGGCCTGAACCCGGCCGGACTGGCCGACGCGATACGCGCGCTGGCCGAGCGCCTGGGCATCGACGCCCGGATCGCTCATGTCGAGGGTGACGACCTGTTGCCGCGTGCCGCCGAGCTCGGGCTGGGCACCCCGCTCACCGCGAACGCGTACCTGGGCGCCTGGGGGATCGTCGAGTGCCTCGACGGCGGCGCCGACGTGGTCGTCACCGGCCGCGTCACCGACGCCTCGGTGATCGTCGGGGCGGCCGCGGCGCACTTCGGGTGGAAGCGCACCGACTACGACCGGCTGGCCGGCGCCGTGGTCGCCGGCCACGTCATCGAATGCGGGGTCCAGGCCACCGGCGGCAATTACTCGTTCTTCACGGAAATCCCCGACCTGACCCACGCGGGTTTCCCCTTGGCCGAGGTCAACGCCGACGGATCCTCGGTGATCACCAAGCACCCGGGCACCGGCGGCTTGGTCAGCGTCGACACCGTCACCGCGCAGTTGCTCTATGAGGTCACCGGGGCGCGCTACGCCAACCCCGATGTCACCGCACGGATGGACAGCATCGAGCTGTCCTCCGATGGGCCCGAACGGGTGCGCATCAGCGGCGTGCGCGGCGAAGCCCCACCGCCCACCTACAAGGTGTCGATGAACAGCATCGGCGGGTTCCGCAACTCGATGACCTTCGTACTGACGGGGCTGGACATCGAGGCCAAGGCCGAGCTGGTGCGCCGCCAACTCGACGCCGCACTCACCGTCAAGCCCGCCGAACTGCAGTGGTCGCTGGCCCGGACCGATCACCCCGACGCCGACACCGAGGAAGCCGCGAGCGCGCTGTTGCACTGTGTGGTGCGCGATCCCGACCCGGCCAACGTCGGACGTCAATTCTCTTCGGCCGCAGTCGAATTAGCTCTGGCAAGCTATCCGGGATTTCACGTCACCGCCCCGCCGGGCGACGGCCAGGTGTACGGCGTGTTCATCCCGGGCTACGTTGTCGCCGACAAGGTGCCGCACGTCGCGGTGCGCGCCGACGGTGCCCGCGTCGATATCCCCTGTGCCACGGATACTTTGGAGCTGTTCCCCGCCGCTGTGCCGCCGCTGCCCGAACCGTTGCCGGACGGGCCGACCCGGCGCGCGCCGCTGGGCCGCATCGCGGGGGCCCGCAGCGGTGACAAGGGCGGCTCGGCCAACGTCGGGGTCTGGGTGCGCACCGACGAGCAATGGCGTTGGCTGGCCAACACGTTGACCGTCAAGCTGCTCACCGAACTGCTACCCGAGGCCGGGAACTTCGACGTCACCCGCCACGTATTGCCGAACCTGCGCGCGGTCAACTTCGTCATCGACGGCATCCTTGGCCAGGGCGTCGCCTACCAGGCTCGATTCGATCCCCAGGCCAAGGGGCTGGGCGAATGGCTGCGCGGCCGCTACCTCGACATCCCGGAGAGTCTGTTGTGA
- a CDS encoding MogA/MoaB family molybdenum cofactor biosynthesis protein — protein METGAELVVGRALVVVVDDRTAHGDEDHNGPLVTELLTEAGFVVDGVVAVAADEIEIRNALNTAVIGGVDLVVSVGGTGVTPRDVTPEATREILDREILGIAEAIRGSGLSAGIIDAGLSRGLAGVSGSTLVVNLAGSRYAVRDGMATLNPLAAQIIGQLSSLEI, from the coding sequence ATGGAAACGGGTGCGGAATTGGTAGTTGGCCGGGCTCTGGTTGTGGTGGTCGACGATCGCACCGCTCATGGGGACGAGGACCATAACGGCCCGCTGGTGACCGAGCTGCTGACCGAGGCCGGATTCGTCGTCGACGGTGTGGTCGCGGTCGCGGCCGACGAGATCGAGATCCGCAACGCGCTGAACACCGCGGTGATCGGCGGGGTGGACCTGGTCGTCTCGGTCGGCGGGACGGGCGTCACCCCCCGCGACGTCACCCCGGAGGCCACCCGCGAGATCCTGGATCGCGAAATCCTCGGTATCGCAGAGGCCATCCGCGGCTCGGGATTGTCGGCGGGGATCATCGATGCCGGACTGTCACGCGGTCTGGCCGGGGTGTCCGGCAGCACGTTGGTGGTCAACCTGGCCGGCTCCCGCTATGCGGTGCGCGACGGGATGGCGACGCTGAATCCGTTGGCGGCCCAGATCATCGGGCAGTTGTCGAGCCTGGAGATTTAA
- a CDS encoding SAF domain-containing protein — MGESSLNPSLLSRLSLWLRPDWTRTVLARRIAAGGLVVLAGIATLRSNPAGDYAQVVVADHDLRPGAALTFADVRIEKRLAATIPDGARAELNAVVGLTLAGPTRRGEVLTDVRLLGSRLAESTAGPGARIVPLHLADGALLDLVRVGDVVDVLAAPAGSSPDGSRAAPKVVATDAVVVLVSAKEKIQATDGDRVVLVALPARVANTVAGSALGQTVTLTLH, encoded by the coding sequence GTGGGCGAATCATCGCTGAACCCAAGCCTGTTGAGCCGCCTGTCGCTGTGGTTGCGCCCGGACTGGACTCGTACCGTGCTGGCACGTCGCATCGCTGCGGGCGGGCTCGTCGTGCTGGCCGGAATCGCGACGCTGCGCTCCAACCCCGCCGGTGACTACGCGCAGGTGGTGGTGGCCGACCATGACCTGCGGCCCGGCGCCGCGCTGACTTTCGCCGATGTTCGGATCGAAAAGCGTTTGGCCGCAACGATTCCCGATGGGGCGCGAGCCGAGCTGAATGCCGTGGTGGGTCTGACGCTGGCCGGCCCGACCAGGCGGGGCGAGGTGCTGACCGACGTCCGGTTGCTGGGTAGCCGGCTGGCGGAGTCGACGGCGGGGCCCGGGGCCCGGATCGTGCCGCTGCATCTGGCGGACGGCGCCCTGCTCGACCTCGTCCGGGTCGGTGACGTGGTCGACGTGCTGGCAGCGCCGGCCGGCAGTTCACCGGACGGCTCCCGGGCCGCCCCCAAGGTGGTGGCCACCGACGCCGTGGTGGTGCTGGTCTCGGCCAAAGAAAAAATTCAAGCCACCGACGGTGACCGCGTAGTGTTAGTTGCGCTGCCGGCTCGTGTGGCGAACACGGTGGCAGGGTCGGCACTGGGCCAGACCGTGACGCTCACCCTGCACTGA
- a CDS encoding 5-formyltetrahydrofolate cyclo-ligase yields the protein MATTSKAALRDQLLAARRRVADDVRAAEARQVCEHLDALDGVVTSGTTVCAYVPVGTEPGSIEMLNTLLRRAGRVLLPVARTAADNAPLPLSWGEYRPGTLTTARWGLLEPPQPWLPASALTEAGVVLVPALAVDRRGVRLGRGRGFYDCSLGGRDPHARLIAVVRDAEVLDELPADPHDIHMTHALTPRQGLIDLASH from the coding sequence ATGGCGACCACCAGCAAAGCCGCGTTGCGCGACCAGCTGCTCGCCGCCCGGCGCCGCGTCGCCGACGACGTTCGCGCCGCGGAGGCACGGCAGGTGTGTGAGCATCTGGACGCCCTGGACGGCGTCGTGACCAGCGGGACCACGGTCTGCGCCTACGTTCCGGTGGGCACCGAGCCGGGGTCGATCGAGATGCTCAACACGCTGCTGCGGCGGGCCGGACGAGTGCTGCTGCCGGTCGCGCGGACCGCCGCCGACAACGCGCCGTTGCCGCTGTCCTGGGGCGAATACCGGCCCGGCACGCTGACCACCGCGCGGTGGGGGTTGCTCGAACCGCCGCAGCCGTGGCTGCCGGCCTCGGCTCTGACGGAGGCCGGCGTGGTGCTGGTGCCGGCGCTGGCCGTGGACCGCCGCGGGGTCCGGCTGGGCCGCGGCCGGGGCTTCTACGACTGCTCGCTGGGCGGGCGCGACCCCCACGCGCGGCTGATCGCGGTCGTCCGCGACGCTGAAGTGCTCGACGAACTACCGGCCGATCCGCACGACATCCACATGACCCACGCGCTCACCCCCCGGCAGGGGTTGATCGATCTCGCTTCGCACTGA
- a CDS encoding S1C family serine protease has protein sequence MTNDPRYSPPPQQPGYPPAPNQPAHVPSHAGPSGYAPGQQPYNQQYDWRYRSQPSQPSQSPTTQFRPPYEPFSNTGPGRIPGGTGTGPIPGRTGTGPMPGMPVAPEPQKRSRTGLLVIGALAIAVVSAGIGGAAATVVEIGTHPTGNGAGRVIGAAPSVPAANMPPGSVEGVASKVVPSVVMLETDIGRQSEEGSGIILSTDGLILTNNHVIAAAAGPAKGPGGPPGAPPAAPAPPGAPGAPGGAGGATPKTTVTFSDGRTAPFTVVGADPTSDIAVIRVQGISGLNPISLGSSSDLRVGQPVVAIGSPLGLSGTVTTGIVSAMNRPVSTTGESGNQNTVLDAIQTDAAINPGNSGGALVNMNGQLVGVNSAIATLGADSPDAQSGSIGLGFAIPVDQAKRIADELIATGKASHASLGVQVTNDKGTPGAKVVDVVAGGAAASAGVPKNVVVTKVDDRPINSADALVAAVRSRAPGDKITLTFQDAAGGGSRTVPVTLGKADQ, from the coding sequence ATGACGAATGACCCGAGGTATTCGCCACCGCCGCAGCAGCCGGGATACCCCCCCGCGCCGAATCAGCCTGCGCACGTCCCGAGCCATGCGGGGCCCTCCGGCTATGCCCCGGGCCAACAGCCGTACAACCAGCAATATGACTGGCGCTATCGGTCGCAGCCCTCGCAGCCGTCCCAGTCGCCGACGACGCAGTTTCGTCCGCCCTACGAGCCCTTCAGCAACACCGGGCCGGGCCGGATCCCCGGGGGAACCGGCACGGGCCCGATTCCCGGACGCACCGGCACGGGCCCGATGCCCGGCATGCCCGTCGCGCCGGAACCCCAAAAGCGTTCTCGCACAGGACTGTTGGTCATCGGTGCGTTGGCCATCGCGGTGGTGTCGGCCGGCATCGGCGGCGCCGCGGCGACAGTCGTCGAGATCGGCACGCACCCGACGGGCAACGGCGCCGGGCGGGTCATCGGCGCAGCGCCCAGCGTCCCGGCCGCGAACATGCCACCGGGCAGCGTCGAAGGCGTCGCCTCCAAGGTGGTGCCCAGCGTCGTGATGCTCGAGACCGACATCGGGCGGCAGTCCGAAGAGGGCTCCGGCATCATCCTGTCCACCGACGGGCTCATCCTGACCAACAACCACGTGATCGCCGCCGCGGCGGGACCGGCCAAGGGTCCCGGAGGCCCTCCCGGTGCTCCGCCCGCGGCTCCCGCGCCCCCCGGCGCCCCCGGCGCCCCTGGCGGCGCCGGCGGCGCGACACCGAAGACGACGGTGACCTTCTCTGACGGTCGCACCGCACCGTTCACGGTGGTCGGCGCGGACCCCACCAGCGATATCGCCGTGATCCGGGTGCAGGGCATCTCCGGGCTCAATCCCATCTCGCTGGGCTCCTCGTCGGACCTTCGGGTCGGCCAGCCGGTCGTCGCGATCGGGTCGCCGTTGGGTCTGTCGGGGACGGTGACCACCGGCATCGTCAGTGCGATGAACCGGCCGGTCTCCACCACCGGTGAGTCGGGCAACCAGAACACCGTGCTGGACGCGATTCAGACCGACGCAGCGATCAACCCCGGTAACTCCGGTGGCGCGCTGGTCAACATGAACGGCCAGCTGGTGGGCGTCAACTCGGCCATCGCCACCCTGGGCGCCGACTCGCCGGACGCCCAGAGCGGCTCGATCGGCCTGGGCTTCGCGATTCCGGTCGATCAGGCCAAGCGCATCGCCGACGAGCTGATCGCCACCGGCAAGGCCTCCCACGCATCGCTCGGCGTGCAGGTGACCAACGACAAGGGCACCCCCGGCGCGAAGGTTGTCGACGTCGTCGCGGGCGGCGCGGCGGCATCCGCCGGCGTTCCCAAGAACGTGGTCGTGACCAAAGTCGACGATCGGCCGATCAACAGTGCCGACGCATTGGTCGCGGCCGTGCGCTCGAGGGCCCCCGGCGACAAGATAACGCTGACGTTCCAGGATGCCGCCGGTGGCGGCAGCCGGACCGTGCCGGTCACCCTCGGGAAGGCGGATCAGTAG